From Thiomicrospira sp. XS5, one genomic window encodes:
- a CDS encoding 4a-hydroxytetrahydrobiopterin dehydratase — MTHELPLKDQSCTEIEKGSKPLIIPTIESYLSQMPGWDVPLDYQTLTKTYAFKNYHQTVAFVNAVTWVAHKEDHHPEICFGYNQCKITLTTHNIKGLSQNDFILAAKIDALLA; from the coding sequence ATGACACACGAATTGCCACTGAAAGACCAATCCTGCACCGAGATTGAAAAAGGCAGCAAGCCACTCATCATCCCCACCATTGAGAGCTATCTCTCACAAATGCCGGGCTGGGATGTGCCGTTGGACTACCAAACCTTGACCAAAACGTATGCCTTCAAAAACTACCACCAAACCGTAGCGTTTGTGAACGCCGTCACCTGGGTAGCACACAAAGAAGACCACCACCCTGAGATTTGCTTTGGGTATAATCAATGCAAAATCACTCTGACCACCCACAATATCAAAGGACTGAGTCAAAACGATTTTATTCTGGCGGCCAAAATCGACGCTTTGCTGGCTTAA
- the ilvC gene encoding ketol-acid reductoisomerase, with protein sequence MQVYYDKDCDLSIIKGMKVAIIGFGSQGHAHAANLQDSGVDVTVGLRAGSSSIKKAEGYGLKTADVATAVANADMIMILTPDEFQSVLYKEEIEPNIKQGAVLAFAHGFAIIYNQIEPRKDLDVVMIAPKAPGHTVRSEFVRGGGIPDLIAVEQDASGKAKDIALSYASAIGGGRTGIIETTFRDECETDLFGEQAVLCGGAVELVKAGFDTLVEAGYEPEMAYFECLHELKLIVDLMFEGGIANMNYSISNNAEYGEYVTGPQVINDESREAMRQALKNIQTGEYAKKFILEGQSNYPSMTAQRRLNEEHGIEVVGRKLRAMMPWISANKIVDQEKN encoded by the coding sequence ATGCAAGTTTATTACGATAAAGATTGTGACCTTTCAATTATCAAAGGCATGAAAGTTGCGATTATCGGTTTTGGTTCTCAGGGGCACGCGCATGCGGCTAACCTGCAGGATTCCGGTGTGGATGTGACCGTTGGTTTGCGTGCCGGGTCTTCTTCCATTAAGAAAGCCGAAGGCTATGGCTTGAAAACAGCCGACGTTGCAACGGCTGTCGCGAATGCAGACATGATCATGATTTTGACGCCGGATGAATTCCAATCGGTGTTGTATAAAGAAGAAATCGAACCGAACATCAAGCAGGGTGCGGTTTTGGCCTTTGCCCACGGTTTCGCGATCATTTATAACCAAATCGAACCTCGTAAAGACTTGGATGTTGTGATGATCGCGCCAAAAGCACCAGGTCACACGGTTCGTTCCGAATTTGTTCGTGGCGGCGGGATTCCGGATTTGATCGCGGTTGAGCAGGATGCGTCCGGTAAAGCGAAAGACATTGCCTTGTCTTATGCATCCGCGATTGGTGGCGGTCGTACCGGTATCATCGAAACCACTTTCCGTGACGAGTGTGAAACCGATTTGTTCGGTGAGCAAGCCGTCTTGTGCGGTGGTGCGGTTGAATTGGTTAAAGCCGGTTTCGATACGTTGGTTGAAGCGGGTTATGAACCGGAAATGGCGTACTTTGAATGTTTGCACGAGCTGAAGCTGATTGTTGACTTGATGTTCGAAGGCGGTATTGCCAATATGAACTACTCCATTTCCAACAATGCTGAGTACGGTGAATACGTTACTGGGCCACAAGTGATCAACGATGAGTCGCGCGAAGCGATGCGTCAAGCGTTGAAAAACATCCAAACCGGTGAATACGCTAAGAAGTTCATCTTGGAAGGTCAGTCGAACTATCCGTCTATGACGGCACAACGTCGTTTGAACGAAGAGCATGGTATCGAAGTCGTCGGGCGTAAGCTGCGTGCGATGATGCCTTGGATCTCCGCCAACAAAATTGTTGACCAAGAAAAGAACTAA
- the orn gene encoding oligoribonuclease codes for MKSENNLIWIDLEMTGLDHKTDQIIEIATVVTDAELNVLGEGPVIAIQTEQHYLDGMDEWCTTHHGNSGLTKRVQESNISMRESELQTLEFLKDFVPKGKSPMCGNTICQDRRFLIEQMPELEAFFHYRNLDVSSLKELARRWAPSVYSSHKKKGAHLALDDIYESIEELKHYRQNLFLPEFR; via the coding sequence ATGAAGTCTGAAAATAATTTGATTTGGATTGATCTGGAGATGACCGGTTTAGACCATAAAACCGATCAGATTATCGAAATTGCCACGGTGGTAACGGATGCCGAATTGAATGTGTTGGGAGAAGGGCCAGTGATTGCGATTCAGACGGAACAGCATTACCTGGACGGAATGGATGAATGGTGTACGACGCACCACGGTAATTCCGGCCTGACCAAGCGCGTGCAGGAAAGCAATATTTCGATGCGCGAATCGGAGTTGCAGACGCTTGAGTTTTTGAAAGACTTTGTGCCGAAAGGTAAATCGCCGATGTGTGGCAACACCATTTGCCAGGATCGCCGTTTTTTGATTGAACAGATGCCGGAATTGGAAGCGTTTTTCCATTACCGAAATCTGGATGTGTCCAGTTTGAAAGAATTGGCCCGACGCTGGGCGCCAAGCGTGTATTCTTCCCACAAGAAAAAAGGCGCACACTTGGCGCTGGACGATATTTACGAATCGATTGAAGAATTGAAACACTATCGCCAAAACCTGTTTTTACCGGAGTTTCGTTAA
- the mshL gene encoding pilus (MSHA type) biogenesis protein MshL, with the protein MKKLALILPGLLWVLTGCSTSDDVKREPLAPPVSDKFNLEGHLKPEDDLNKTVAKPAAIPELVTDDPINLDPREQKTIKRYSVSAINVPVSDLLFNLAKNADKQLDLSSAVQGRVTINAINQPLDRILQRVTAQIDALYELQGDTIVISPDKPFWKSYEVDYVNVAKNINDTTVMKMSVGNVAQGVSLNNGNQSSRFKLDTKAENNFWKTLEENVSAIAMLEVKPVKTVSHKRTYDGDRQSDRQNMGDEYWEGTYLQGSSTQALETVTSTTSEKVQNVAVNKEAGLLTVFTSGRQHKEIEAYLENTLHRTNKQVLIEATVVEVELNDQYQAGVDWSAVTSNSSGSSAITQSMLGSNLSSDPNFSINLTSLGTWDFSLGIKLLQKFGDTKVLSSPKIMAMNNQAALLKVVKNEVYFTVDVNRESATSVSAGVTTYETMVHSVPVGFMMHVTPFITDSGEVSLNIRPTLSRIVSYVDDPNPELAKEDIVSRVPVIQEREMDSVLRLRDKQTAIIGGLIQDTHSNQREGVPGLVDIPWVGDLFSYRDDTVQKSELIIFIRPIIINNPDIEHGDLKAMKPLLQTTSN; encoded by the coding sequence ATGAAAAAATTAGCGTTAATTCTCCCAGGCCTGCTTTGGGTCCTGACCGGGTGCAGTACTTCAGATGATGTGAAACGGGAACCGTTGGCACCGCCGGTTTCGGATAAGTTTAATCTGGAGGGCCATCTGAAGCCGGAAGACGACTTGAATAAAACCGTGGCGAAGCCGGCGGCGATTCCCGAGTTGGTGACGGATGATCCGATTAATTTGGATCCGCGAGAGCAGAAAACCATCAAGCGCTACAGTGTGTCCGCCATTAACGTGCCGGTATCGGATTTGTTGTTCAATTTAGCGAAAAACGCCGATAAACAACTGGATCTCTCATCCGCGGTACAGGGCCGGGTCACCATTAATGCCATCAATCAGCCGCTGGATCGTATTCTTCAACGTGTGACGGCGCAAATCGATGCGTTGTACGAGCTGCAAGGCGACACCATTGTGATTTCACCGGATAAGCCGTTTTGGAAAAGCTATGAAGTCGATTATGTCAACGTCGCCAAAAATATCAACGACACGACGGTTATGAAAATGTCGGTCGGGAATGTGGCGCAGGGTGTGAGCTTGAATAACGGTAATCAGAGCAGTCGTTTTAAATTAGATACAAAAGCAGAAAACAACTTTTGGAAAACACTGGAAGAAAATGTTTCCGCGATTGCCATGTTAGAAGTGAAGCCGGTTAAAACCGTTTCCCATAAACGGACTTACGATGGTGACCGTCAGTCGGATCGACAAAATATGGGCGATGAATACTGGGAGGGAACTTATTTACAAGGCAGCAGCACTCAAGCGTTGGAGACGGTAACGTCGACCACCTCGGAAAAAGTGCAAAACGTGGCGGTGAACAAAGAAGCCGGATTGTTAACCGTGTTCACCAGCGGTCGACAACATAAAGAAATCGAAGCCTATTTGGAAAACACCTTGCACCGCACCAATAAACAAGTGCTGATTGAAGCGACCGTGGTGGAAGTTGAGTTAAATGACCAGTATCAGGCCGGTGTGGATTGGAGTGCGGTGACGTCCAATTCGTCCGGTTCCAGTGCCATTACGCAAAGCATGCTGGGCAGTAACTTATCCAGCGATCCGAACTTTTCCATTAATTTGACGTCCTTGGGCACCTGGGATTTTTCGTTGGGCATTAAGTTGCTGCAGAAGTTTGGCGACACCAAAGTCTTGTCCAGCCCGAAAATCATGGCGATGAACAACCAGGCGGCGTTGTTGAAAGTGGTGAAAAATGAAGTTTACTTCACCGTCGACGTGAATCGGGAATCCGCCACGTCGGTGAGCGCGGGAGTCACGACTTACGAAACCATGGTGCACTCGGTACCGGTCGGATTCATGATGCATGTGACCCCTTTTATCACGGACAGCGGCGAGGTTTCCCTGAATATTCGACCCACTTTGTCGCGTATTGTCAGCTATGTGGATGACCCAAATCCAGAATTGGCGAAAGAAGACATCGTCAGTCGGGTGCCGGTGATTCAAGAACGGGAAATGGATTCGGTGTTGCGTTTGCGCGATAAGCAGACAGCAATTATTGGCGGTTTGATTCAAGATACCCACAGTAACCAGCGTGAAGGTGTGCCGGGCTTGGTCGACATTCCCTGGGTGGGCGACTTATTTTCTTATCGGGATGACACCGTTCAAAAGTCGGAGCTGATTATTTTTATCCGTCCGATCATTATTAATAACCCGGATATCGAACACGGTGATTTGAAAGCCATGAAACCGTTACTGCAAACGACGAGCAATTAA
- a CDS encoding lipopolysaccharide assembly protein LapB encodes MSVLLDALRKAAAEKQAAGNDSPKTARPGGNSGKVGDSHLRAQTTTSGRPESSQADQTAGSELERRDRASTEASPLKTGELDWSLSQIPGYQPRSVPEAAERNRAQEVLQAMQPVQKTARYSFRWLGLGALAMFVLAGIGYYGWAYFQMQTQAVAYELAAYQTVQPVASTAPKPESAVPTQKSKPAETTRATSVSTVPVSVGEGSIPKRSQAASKQVSQPASEKKPTAPSAPSSLSKEHLKIVAVTEPTDAEKGYQAYQAGHLNQARRFYNLAYQQNGENIAALFGLAAIAVKQGQKLDALQYYQRILEIDPQNQRAKDAELMLGSQIKDGAKTTGTLAKRARDFPDNAALQAALGHQLAKKNDWVGAQKQYFKAYQLAPDRGDYALNLAVSLDTLGEYALAKQYYERVLQGPTTGLSLKRKEQVRQRVAALQAFLNRETKS; translated from the coding sequence ATGAGTGTGTTGCTTGATGCTCTGAGAAAAGCCGCGGCTGAAAAACAGGCGGCCGGAAATGATTCCCCAAAAACGGCCAGGCCTGGTGGAAACAGTGGTAAGGTTGGCGACAGTCATCTCCGTGCTCAGACAACTACGTCAGGACGACCAGAGAGTTCCCAGGCAGATCAAACGGCGGGTTCCGAGCTGGAGAGACGCGACCGGGCGTCGACAGAAGCGTCGCCATTGAAAACGGGAGAACTCGACTGGAGTTTGTCGCAAATTCCGGGCTATCAGCCCCGTTCCGTGCCGGAAGCTGCAGAGCGTAATCGGGCACAAGAAGTGCTGCAAGCCATGCAACCGGTGCAAAAAACGGCGAGGTATTCGTTCCGTTGGCTTGGCCTGGGCGCTTTGGCGATGTTTGTTCTGGCTGGGATCGGGTACTATGGCTGGGCCTATTTTCAGATGCAAACTCAAGCTGTTGCTTATGAGTTGGCGGCCTACCAAACAGTCCAACCGGTTGCGTCAACAGCGCCTAAGCCGGAATCGGCGGTGCCCACGCAAAAGTCAAAACCCGCTGAGACGACGCGAGCGACTTCTGTTTCCACTGTACCTGTATCGGTCGGGGAGGGTTCGATACCAAAACGATCGCAAGCGGCTTCGAAACAAGTCTCTCAGCCAGCTTCTGAAAAAAAACCGACAGCGCCGTCGGCTCCTTCCTCTCTATCCAAAGAACATTTAAAAATAGTGGCCGTGACCGAACCGACGGATGCCGAAAAAGGCTATCAAGCTTACCAGGCGGGGCACTTGAATCAAGCACGGCGTTTCTATAACTTGGCTTATCAACAGAATGGCGAAAACATCGCGGCTTTGTTCGGGCTTGCTGCGATAGCGGTCAAACAGGGCCAAAAGTTGGATGCTTTGCAATATTACCAGCGTATTCTCGAGATCGACCCGCAAAATCAACGGGCGAAAGATGCCGAGTTGATGCTCGGCAGTCAGATCAAAGACGGCGCCAAAACCACGGGTACATTGGCTAAACGGGCACGTGATTTCCCAGATAATGCCGCGCTTCAAGCGGCTTTGGGGCATCAGTTGGCAAAGAAAAACGATTGGGTTGGTGCTCAGAAGCAATATTTTAAAGCCTACCAATTGGCGCCTGACCGGGGCGACTACGCTTTAAATCTGGCGGTGAGTCTCGATACGCTGGGTGAATATGCCTTGGCCAAACAGTATTACGAACGCGTCTTGCAAGGGCCGACCACTGGCTTGTCGCTGAAACGAAAAGAGCAGGTTCGCCAGCGAGTGGCGGCTTTGCAGGCCTTTTTGAATCGGGAGACCAAATCGTGA
- a CDS encoding acetolactate synthase 3 large subunit, with translation MELTGAQILVHYLEDEGVEHIWGYPGGAALPIYDALDTDARKMKHVLVRHEQAAVHAADGFARSTGKPGVALVTSGPGATNTVTGIATAYMDSIPMVVITGQVATNMIGLDAFQEIDTVGITRPIVKHNFLVKDVNDLAMTLKKAFYIATTGRPGPVVVDIPKDVQNAKSSYEYPQEVSLRSYVPVTKGHSGQIKKAIDMMLKAKKPIIYTGGGVVLGGASEALTELARTLGFPVTNTLMGLGAYPAEDKQFVGMLGMHGTYEANLTMHNSDVIIAIGARFDDRVTGNLEKFCPDARVIHIDIDPASISKNVAVDVPIVGPVKQVLLEMLSLLNKSKKSVDKEVLASWWEQIEAWRGTQCLRYDQIGHKIKPQAAMETIWEVTKGDAYVTSDVGQHQMFAAQYYKFNKPRRWINSGGLGTMGFGLPAAMGVQAAFPDSTVICVTGEGSIQMNIQEMSTCLQYGLPIKVVCLNNGFLGMVRQWQEFFYDRRYSMSYMDSLPDFVKLAEAYGHVGVRIEDPKTMKQELEEVFSDKYKDRFVFIDIVTDQQENVYPMIPAGAGLDEMILV, from the coding sequence GTGGAATTAACTGGTGCCCAGATTCTTGTTCATTATTTGGAAGATGAGGGCGTAGAGCATATTTGGGGGTATCCTGGAGGGGCGGCTTTGCCTATCTATGATGCTCTGGATACGGACGCACGTAAAATGAAACACGTGCTGGTCCGTCATGAACAGGCTGCGGTTCACGCAGCGGACGGGTTCGCGCGCTCTACAGGTAAACCAGGGGTCGCTCTTGTAACATCCGGGCCGGGTGCCACCAATACCGTTACCGGTATTGCGACAGCTTATATGGATTCGATTCCAATGGTTGTCATTACCGGCCAGGTTGCCACCAATATGATTGGCCTGGATGCCTTCCAGGAAATCGATACGGTAGGCATTACAAGACCGATCGTCAAACACAACTTCTTGGTCAAGGATGTCAATGACCTCGCGATGACGCTCAAAAAAGCGTTTTATATCGCAACGACCGGTAGACCCGGTCCGGTCGTGGTCGACATCCCGAAAGATGTCCAAAATGCCAAAAGCTCTTATGAATATCCACAAGAAGTCAGTTTGCGCTCCTATGTACCTGTAACGAAAGGCCATAGCGGACAAATTAAAAAAGCCATCGATATGATGCTGAAAGCGAAAAAACCGATCATTTACACCGGCGGTGGTGTGGTGCTCGGTGGCGCGTCGGAAGCCTTGACGGAATTGGCACGTACCTTGGGCTTTCCAGTCACCAACACCTTGATGGGGTTGGGGGCGTATCCAGCGGAAGACAAGCAGTTTGTCGGCATGCTCGGAATGCATGGCACTTATGAAGCCAATTTGACCATGCATAATTCCGATGTGATTATTGCCATCGGTGCTCGCTTCGATGACCGTGTCACGGGGAACTTGGAGAAGTTCTGCCCGGATGCTCGCGTCATTCATATCGATATCGACCCGGCGTCCATTTCCAAAAACGTGGCGGTTGATGTTCCGATTGTCGGTCCGGTCAAACAAGTGCTGTTGGAAATGCTGTCTTTGCTGAATAAAAGCAAAAAAAGCGTGGACAAGGAAGTTCTGGCAAGTTGGTGGGAGCAGATCGAAGCCTGGCGGGGGACTCAGTGTCTGCGCTATGATCAGATCGGTCATAAAATCAAACCGCAAGCGGCGATGGAAACCATTTGGGAAGTTACCAAGGGTGATGCGTATGTGACCTCCGATGTGGGACAGCACCAAATGTTTGCCGCGCAATACTATAAGTTCAATAAGCCGCGTCGCTGGATTAATTCCGGCGGCCTGGGCACGATGGGCTTCGGTTTGCCGGCCGCGATGGGAGTTCAAGCGGCTTTCCCGGATTCGACCGTTATTTGTGTCACGGGTGAAGGATCGATTCAAATGAATATTCAGGAAATGTCGACCTGCTTGCAATACGGCTTGCCGATCAAGGTGGTGTGTTTGAATAACGGCTTCTTGGGAATGGTACGTCAGTGGCAAGAGTTCTTCTATGACCGTCGTTATTCGATGTCGTATATGGACTCTTTGCCGGACTTCGTCAAGCTGGCCGAAGCCTATGGGCATGTCGGCGTGCGCATTGAAGACCCGAAAACCATGAAACAAGAGCTGGAAGAGGTCTTTTCCGATAAATACAAAGATCGTTTCGTCTTTATTGACATCGTGACCGATCAGCAGGAGAACGTCTATCCGATGATTCCTGCCGGTGCCGGTCTGGATGAGATGATTTTGGTATAA
- a CDS encoding ExeA family protein: MYCSFFGLKKLPFKISPDLTFFYKQAAREEITQALLFSIERGDGIITVTGEVGVGKTTLLRLLSETLPDHYIQVYISSPNLSGEALLKFICSELAIPVDPADGKADLMNRLNGFLIEEYRQNRRVVMLVDEAQSMMLDTLEEVRLLGNLETGDDKLLQMVLFGQPELDVTLQDPRVRPFKDRIANHFMIQSLNNEEVMHYLNYRMRVAGYMQSDLFSLKIAKRIREQTGGLPRSINLLADKLLMVAFSKGDAHLKVSHFKELVTGSPTKHARLPWVLAASLAVMAVVLAWTKLVPGENETPLVAAKTSWWQASQHLSETAAHLGVSTQRLVQLTDMDRQARHFLRSQVANKPLILINAMPLQRFDDVYSSVLNGLDKVNRANLFAVIDPKSDPSDVQFRLLYDPRAEDGTALQSKQTDLQTLSGGSSRVVSVSNVEDMIARSPKPQRLSAGS, translated from the coding sequence ATGTATTGCTCCTTCTTTGGTCTGAAGAAACTTCCCTTTAAAATTTCACCGGACCTGACTTTCTTTTACAAACAGGCCGCGCGTGAAGAAATTACGCAAGCCTTGTTGTTTTCCATTGAGCGTGGCGATGGCATTATTACCGTGACGGGCGAAGTCGGTGTGGGCAAAACCACCTTGCTGCGCTTGTTGTCGGAAACCTTGCCGGACCATTACATTCAGGTCTATATTTCCTCTCCGAACCTGTCGGGGGAAGCGCTGCTGAAATTCATTTGTTCAGAGTTGGCCATTCCGGTCGATCCGGCTGATGGCAAAGCGGATTTGATGAATCGTTTAAACGGTTTTTTGATTGAAGAATACCGTCAAAATCGGCGGGTAGTTATGTTGGTGGACGAGGCGCAATCCATGATGCTGGATACGCTGGAAGAAGTGCGTTTGTTGGGCAACCTGGAAACCGGAGACGACAAGCTGTTGCAAATGGTGTTGTTTGGACAGCCGGAACTGGATGTGACGTTGCAAGACCCGCGTGTTCGACCGTTTAAAGACCGCATTGCCAATCACTTTATGATTCAGTCGTTAAACAATGAAGAAGTGATGCACTATTTAAATTACCGAATGCGAGTTGCAGGCTATATGCAGTCCGACTTGTTTTCATTGAAAATTGCGAAACGGATACGAGAGCAGACCGGTGGTTTGCCTCGCTCCATTAACCTGCTGGCCGATAAATTATTGATGGTGGCTTTTTCAAAAGGCGATGCTCATCTAAAAGTCTCACACTTCAAGGAACTCGTTACCGGCTCGCCGACTAAACACGCTCGACTTCCCTGGGTTCTGGCCGCTTCATTGGCCGTAATGGCGGTGGTTTTGGCATGGACGAAGCTGGTTCCGGGGGAGAATGAGACTCCATTGGTTGCGGCAAAAACCTCTTGGTGGCAGGCTTCTCAGCACCTGTCGGAAACCGCCGCACACCTAGGGGTCAGCACTCAACGCCTGGTTCAATTAACCGATATGGACCGTCAGGCCCGGCATTTTTTGCGTTCTCAGGTGGCGAATAAGCCGTTAATTTTAATCAATGCCATGCCCTTGCAGCGTTTTGATGATGTGTACTCAAGCGTCTTGAACGGGCTGGACAAAGTGAATCGAGCCAATTTATTTGCGGTCATCGACCCGAAAAGCGACCCGTCAGATGTTCAATTTCGCCTACTTTATGATCCGAGGGCGGAAGACGGTACGGCTTTGCAAAGTAAACAAACCGATTTACAAACGCTGTCGGGCGGGAGCTCACGGGTTGTGTCGGTTTCGAATGTGGAAGACATGATCGCGCGGTCGCCCAAGCCACAGCGCCTATCCGCTGGGTCCTAG
- the ilvN gene encoding acetolactate synthase small subunit, which produces MKHIISMLIENESGALSRVAGLFSARGYNIHALTVAPTDDETMSRLTLVTSGDDQQIEQIVKHLNRLIDVIKVVDITEGQHIERELMLLKLKAVGGMREEIKRLCDIFRGTIVDVTTNIYTIQLVGETQKLDAFIDAIDEGLIVEIVRSGAVGLMRGEKSLHL; this is translated from the coding sequence ATGAAACATATTATTTCAATGTTGATTGAAAACGAATCCGGCGCTCTGTCTCGTGTGGCGGGTTTGTTTTCCGCTCGCGGTTACAATATTCACGCTTTGACGGTGGCACCGACCGATGACGAGACGATGTCGCGTTTGACGTTGGTCACCAGTGGCGATGATCAGCAAATCGAGCAGATCGTTAAGCACTTGAACCGTTTGATTGATGTGATTAAGGTGGTGGACATTACCGAAGGTCAGCACATTGAACGAGAGTTGATGTTGCTGAAGCTGAAGGCTGTCGGCGGCATGCGCGAAGAAATCAAACGCTTGTGCGATATTTTCCGCGGGACCATTGTCGATGTCACCACCAATATCTACACCATTCAGTTGGTGGGCGAAACGCAGAAACTTGATGCTTTTATCGATGCCATTGATGAAGGCTTGATTGTCGAGATCGTGCGTTCCGGCGCGGTCGGCTTGATGCGTGGTGAAAAATCACTTCACCTGTAA
- a CDS encoding M48 family metallopeptidase codes for MNWITVLFATTLILNLVIELWLNIKNQFHIGTHRNQVPEDFQSVVTEEAHHKAADYSRAKLQLSRFVLFFDAAVLLFMTLGGGFQEIYNYWLATELSPIWRDVGYLLSTFWFLSLLHIPFAIISTFKIEEAFGFNKMTVGKFISDLVKQWLLGLVIGLPLAWAVLSIMNAYFDQAWWFYTWVLWVAFNLVLLWAYPKWIAPIFNKFTPLEDGEMKQRIEALLERTGFESNGIFVMDGSSRSGHGNAYFTGFGKNKRIVFFDTLLESLTPEEVEAVLAHELGHFKHGHIKKRMIESFALSFAGLFVLGWLTQLPAFYQGLGMTSETPAAALLLFMTAIPVMFFFFGPIAAFKSRKHEFEADAFASQTTGSAPLISALLKMYRDNASSLTPDPTYSAYHDSHPPAKIRIDHLKSLEK; via the coding sequence ATGAATTGGATTACCGTATTATTTGCAACCACCCTGATTCTTAACCTGGTCATCGAGCTGTGGCTCAACATCAAAAACCAATTTCACATCGGCACCCACCGCAACCAAGTGCCGGAAGACTTCCAAAGTGTTGTCACCGAAGAAGCACACCACAAAGCCGCCGACTACAGCCGCGCCAAACTGCAACTCTCACGATTCGTCTTATTTTTCGACGCCGCCGTCTTATTGTTCATGACGCTCGGCGGCGGGTTTCAAGAAATTTACAATTACTGGCTCGCGACGGAGTTATCGCCAATCTGGCGCGATGTCGGTTACTTATTGTCGACCTTCTGGTTTTTGTCCTTACTGCACATTCCGTTCGCCATCATCTCCACCTTTAAAATCGAAGAGGCTTTCGGCTTTAATAAAATGACCGTCGGCAAATTCATTTCCGACCTTGTCAAACAATGGTTGCTTGGCTTGGTGATCGGCCTGCCATTGGCTTGGGCCGTGTTGTCGATTATGAATGCCTATTTCGACCAGGCCTGGTGGTTTTACACCTGGGTGCTTTGGGTGGCGTTCAACCTTGTTTTGCTTTGGGCTTATCCGAAATGGATTGCGCCGATTTTCAACAAGTTCACCCCGCTGGAAGACGGCGAAATGAAACAGCGCATCGAAGCCCTGCTGGAACGCACTGGGTTCGAATCCAACGGCATTTTCGTCATGGACGGTTCCTCGCGCTCTGGTCACGGCAACGCTTATTTCACCGGGTTTGGCAAAAACAAACGCATCGTCTTTTTCGACACCTTGCTGGAATCGCTGACGCCGGAAGAGGTCGAAGCGGTGCTGGCACATGAACTGGGGCACTTTAAACACGGCCACATCAAAAAACGCATGATCGAGTCCTTTGCCTTGAGCTTTGCCGGCTTGTTCGTCCTGGGCTGGCTGACGCAATTACCGGCGTTTTACCAAGGCCTGGGCATGACATCGGAAACGCCGGCCGCCGCGTTATTGCTGTTTATGACCGCCATTCCGGTGATGTTCTTTTTCTTCGGGCCGATTGCCGCCTTCAAAAGCCGCAAGCACGAATTTGAAGCCGATGCCTTCGCATCACAAACCACCGGTTCGGCCCCGTTGATTTCCGCGCTACTGAAAATGTATCGCGACAATGCCAGCAGCCTGACCCCGGATCCGACTTATTCAGCGTATCACGACAGTCATCCACCGGCGAAAATCCGCATCGACCATTTAAAGTCGCTTGAAAAATAA